The following proteins are encoded in a genomic region of Flammeovirga pectinis:
- a CDS encoding flavin reductase family protein: MKSIQPSEVTTAEMHSYLLNSIAPRPIAFVSTIDKNNIVNLSPYSCFNFFGANPPILIFSPTKSVRDNVEKHTLENIRETKECTVNIVSYEIVEQMSLSSTAYDKGVNEFIKSGLSELKSELVKPPRVKESPVQFECILKEIIPMGNEGGSGNLVICEVIKMHMDESALDEKGMIDSTKLNLMGRMGGNMYVKASGNALLSVQKPTRNKGIGIDKLPLHIIESDILTGNHLAKLANIEKLPIDIDFKNIEVPITSSREENHLLAARLLDKGLLLEAWKLLLL, from the coding sequence ATGAAATCAATTCAACCGTCTGAGGTAACTACAGCAGAGATGCACTCCTACCTGCTTAATTCTATTGCACCAAGACCTATTGCATTTGTTAGTACGATAGATAAAAACAATATTGTTAATCTGAGTCCCTATAGTTGCTTTAATTTTTTTGGAGCAAACCCACCTATTTTAATTTTTTCACCAACTAAGAGTGTAAGAGATAATGTAGAAAAACACACTTTAGAAAATATACGAGAGACAAAAGAGTGTACCGTTAATATTGTTTCTTATGAAATTGTGGAACAGATGTCTTTATCAAGTACTGCCTATGATAAAGGGGTAAATGAATTTATAAAATCGGGGTTATCAGAATTAAAATCTGAGCTTGTAAAACCACCAAGGGTAAAAGAGTCTCCTGTTCAATTTGAATGTATCTTAAAAGAAATTATCCCAATGGGTAATGAAGGTGGATCGGGTAATTTAGTAATCTGCGAGGTTATAAAAATGCATATGGATGAAAGTGCCTTAGATGAAAAAGGAATGATTGATTCTACAAAGCTAAACTTAATGGGTAGAATGGGAGGAAATATGTATGTTAAAGCTTCTGGAAATGCATTACTTTCTGTTCAGAAACCAACAAGAAATAAAGGAATAGGTATTGATAAATTACCTTTACATATTATCGAAAGTGATATTCTAACGGGTAATCATTTGGCGAAATTAGCAAATATAGAAAAGCTACCAATTGATATAGATTTCAAAAATATTGAAGTGCCTATTACTTCTTCAAGAGAAGAAAACCATTTACTAGCAGCAAGATTATTAGATAAAGGATTGTTGCTAGAAGCATGGAAACTGCTTTTGTTATAA
- a CDS encoding RluA family pseudouridine synthase, which translates to MNLDQSQIIYEDNHLVVVNKAPGILVQGDETGDETLTDIVKQYVKEKYNKPGAVFLAPVHRLDRPVSGVVVFARTSKAAERMAKIFHDHKITKTYMALVEKRPQKDADTLINWMKKDEKKNRSHVYQSEKKGGKYVETHYQVLGRVGDNYCLEVTPKTGRSHQIRAQLGNIAAPIKGDMKYGSKKQILKGKMIFLHARQLQFEHPIKKEPMRFTARLPEHDIWRNFTEMSSSI; encoded by the coding sequence ATGAATTTAGATCAATCTCAGATTATCTATGAAGACAATCATTTAGTGGTTGTAAATAAAGCTCCTGGTATATTGGTTCAGGGTGATGAGACAGGTGATGAAACATTAACCGACATCGTGAAACAATATGTAAAGGAAAAATATAATAAGCCAGGTGCTGTATTTTTAGCTCCTGTACATAGATTGGACCGTCCTGTTAGTGGTGTTGTTGTGTTTGCAAGAACATCTAAAGCTGCTGAAAGAATGGCTAAAATATTCCATGATCATAAGATTACTAAAACTTATATGGCTTTAGTAGAAAAACGCCCTCAAAAAGACGCGGATACTCTGATCAATTGGATGAAAAAAGACGAGAAAAAGAACCGTTCTCATGTTTATCAATCAGAAAAGAAAGGTGGTAAATATGTAGAAACTCATTACCAAGTTCTTGGTAGAGTTGGTGATAATTATTGTTTAGAAGTAACACCTAAAACAGGTCGTTCTCATCAGATTCGTGCACAATTAGGAAACATTGCAGCACCAATTAAAGGTGATATGAAATACGGTAGTAAGAAGCAAATCTTAAAAGGTAAAATGATTTTCTTGCATGCAAGACAATTACAATTTGAACACCCTATTAAGAAAGAACCAATGCGTTTTACTGCAAGGCTTCCTGAACACGATATTTGGAGAAACTTTACAGAGATGTCTTCTTCTATTTAA
- a CDS encoding DNA polymerase/3'-5' exonuclease PolX codes for MTNKDIIKTFRLVTSLMELHGANPFKTRAYSSAIQSMENAGTPLFELSADQLVEIGLSKTMAGKLILLFETGTFKELSELKEETPEGVIEMMGLSGVGPKKIATLWKELEIDSLEKLKVACEENKVQTLKGFAAKTEAKILQQVIFLQENRKRLHYAKAEVIALNILTFLNDKGFKACTSGELSLHREIVDTLSFTVETESTKALIGILSELDSIDLDEERSIPLTLRGATKDTGSLIEIYVASPQEYIKLSFKNSATPAHLQLSKDNVSPSLNDILRKEDVVSYKEIYEKAGLPFFPPELREGIFDEQFLKEGIPTLVEDHDLRGSLHNHSDYSDGQNTLREMAEFLKNEGYEYLGISDHSKTAFYANGLSVERIQKQHQEIDELNKELAPFKVFKGIESDILSDGSLDYDDDVLATFDFIVASIHSPLTMTKEVATKRLITAIENPATTILGHPTGRLLLRREGYPIDHKAVIDACAKHNVVIEINSSPWRLDLDWRWAKYALDQGVKLSLNPDAHAVEGYADMHFGLLVGRKAGLTKEMTLNALSKDELENYFNTKKGK; via the coding sequence ATGACAAATAAAGATATAATAAAGACGTTCCGTTTAGTTACTTCATTAATGGAGTTACATGGAGCAAATCCTTTTAAAACAAGAGCCTATTCTTCTGCAATCCAAAGTATGGAAAATGCAGGTACGCCACTTTTTGAACTTTCTGCTGATCAGTTAGTAGAGATTGGTTTATCGAAAACAATGGCAGGAAAATTAATACTTCTTTTTGAAACAGGTACTTTTAAGGAGCTTTCTGAATTGAAAGAAGAAACTCCAGAAGGTGTTATAGAAATGATGGGATTAAGTGGAGTAGGACCTAAAAAAATTGCTACGCTCTGGAAAGAGTTAGAGATTGATTCTTTAGAAAAACTTAAAGTTGCTTGTGAAGAAAATAAGGTACAAACCTTAAAAGGGTTTGCTGCTAAAACTGAAGCTAAAATACTTCAACAAGTTATTTTTTTACAGGAAAATAGAAAACGATTACATTACGCTAAAGCTGAAGTAATTGCTCTTAATATTTTGACTTTTTTAAATGATAAAGGGTTTAAAGCTTGTACATCTGGTGAATTATCTCTCCATAGAGAGATTGTAGATACCCTGAGTTTTACAGTTGAAACTGAAAGTACAAAAGCATTAATAGGTATATTATCTGAATTAGATAGTATTGATTTAGACGAGGAAAGATCTATTCCACTTACTTTAAGAGGAGCTACTAAAGATACGGGTAGCCTAATTGAAATTTATGTGGCTTCACCTCAAGAATATATAAAATTATCTTTTAAGAATAGTGCTACACCAGCTCACTTACAATTAAGTAAAGATAATGTCTCACCTTCTTTGAATGATATTCTTAGAAAAGAAGATGTTGTTTCCTATAAAGAAATTTATGAAAAAGCAGGTTTACCATTTTTCCCTCCAGAATTAAGAGAAGGCATTTTTGATGAGCAATTTCTTAAAGAAGGTATACCAACTTTGGTAGAAGATCATGATTTAAGAGGCAGTCTTCATAATCACTCTGATTATTCTGATGGGCAAAATACTTTAAGAGAAATGGCTGAATTTTTAAAAAATGAAGGCTATGAATATTTAGGAATTTCTGATCATTCAAAAACTGCTTTTTATGCTAATGGGTTATCAGTTGAGCGTATTCAAAAACAACATCAGGAAATTGATGAGTTAAATAAAGAGTTAGCTCCTTTTAAAGTATTTAAAGGTATAGAATCTGATATTCTATCTGATGGTAGTTTAGATTATGATGATGATGTTTTAGCAACCTTCGACTTTATTGTTGCTTCTATTCATTCTCCTTTAACAATGACAAAAGAAGTAGCAACAAAACGCTTGATTACAGCTATTGAAAATCCTGCTACTACGATTTTAGGACATCCTACTGGTCGATTATTACTTCGCAGAGAAGGTTACCCTATAGATCATAAAGCTGTTATAGATGCTTGTGCAAAACATAATGTTGTTATTGAAATAAATTCTAGCCCTTGGAGATTAGATTTAGATTGGAGATGGGCAAAATATGCTCTAGATCAAGGAGTAAAATTATCTTTAAATCCAGATGCTCATGCAGTAGAAGGATATGCTGATATGCACTTTGGATTACTTGTTGGACGTAAAGCAGGACTTACAAAAGAGATGACGCTAAATGCTTTATCGAAAGATGAATTAGAAAATTATTTCAATACTAAAAAAGGGAAATAA
- the cobT gene encoding nicotinate-nucleotide--dimethylbenzimidazole phosphoribosyltransferase, protein MSLTSDIQQKIDLKTKPIGALGELEELAKKICLVQNTTSPTLHKPTIIVFAADHGLAKEGVSAYPQEVTFQMVHNFLNGGAAINVFAKQHNIQLKIVDAGVNHDFENATDLINAKVGKGTQNMLHEPALSSGEIAMCFDKAKEIINSDAIKDADIIGFGEMGIGNTSSATLIMSALYKLRLDECIGKGTGVDLEGFKKKYNILEQVKEKHGDITSAIGIISAFGGFEICMIAAAMLEAASLKKMIIVDGFIVTTAYALAKALNPDIQKNAIFSHVSDEKGHTLLLQKLDANPLLHLGMRLGEGTGAAMAFPIIQSAVNFMNEMASFSSANVSNK, encoded by the coding sequence ATGAGCTTGACTTCAGATATTCAACAGAAAATAGATTTAAAAACAAAACCAATTGGAGCATTAGGAGAACTAGAAGAATTAGCAAAGAAAATATGTCTAGTTCAAAATACAACATCTCCAACACTACATAAGCCAACAATAATTGTATTCGCAGCAGACCATGGTCTTGCAAAAGAAGGAGTAAGTGCTTATCCACAAGAAGTAACTTTCCAGATGGTCCATAATTTTTTAAATGGAGGAGCTGCAATAAATGTTTTTGCAAAACAGCATAATATTCAATTAAAAATTGTTGACGCAGGTGTTAATCACGATTTTGAAAATGCGACTGATTTAATTAATGCTAAAGTTGGTAAAGGAACTCAAAATATGCTTCATGAGCCTGCATTATCATCGGGTGAAATTGCTATGTGTTTTGATAAAGCTAAAGAGATTATTAATAGTGATGCTATTAAAGATGCTGATATTATTGGCTTTGGAGAGATGGGTATTGGTAATACATCATCAGCTACTTTAATAATGAGTGCTCTTTATAAGCTAAGATTAGATGAATGTATTGGTAAAGGTACTGGTGTTGATCTTGAAGGATTTAAAAAGAAATATAACATACTCGAACAAGTAAAAGAAAAGCATGGTGATATCACTTCAGCCATAGGTATAATAAGTGCTTTTGGAGGATTTGAAATATGTATGATTGCAGCTGCAATGTTAGAAGCTGCTTCTCTTAAAAAGATGATTATAGTTGATGGATTTATAGTAACGACAGCATATGCTTTAGCAAAGGCTTTAAACCCAGATATTCAGAAAAACGCAATTTTTAGTCATGTATCTGATGAAAAAGGACATACACTTTTACTTCAAAAATTAGATGCTAATCCATTATTACATTTGGGAATGCGATTAGGCGAAGGAACTGGAGCTGCTATGGCTTTTCCAATTATCCAAAGTGCTGTAAATTTTATGAATGAAATGGCTAGCTTTTCATCTGCTAATGTGAGTAATAAGTAA
- a CDS encoding DUF5606 family protein, translating to MNLKDIAAIAGKPGLFKVLKPSRSGVIVESLEVKPKKAIVNASQRISILKEISMYVTGQAEESVALEEVFASVKEKHGLAQLDVDTKSEESLEDFIFSVLPNWDGDRIYTSDIKKLVTWYNKLVEFYPSALEDAKEEESTEEAAE from the coding sequence ATGAATTTAAAAGATATTGCTGCTATTGCAGGTAAGCCAGGTTTATTTAAAGTGTTAAAACCATCACGTTCAGGTGTGATTGTTGAATCTTTAGAGGTAAAGCCTAAAAAAGCAATCGTAAATGCAAGTCAAAGAATCTCTATCTTAAAAGAGATTTCTATGTATGTTACAGGTCAAGCTGAAGAATCTGTAGCTTTAGAAGAAGTATTTGCTTCTGTAAAAGAAAAGCACGGATTAGCTCAATTAGATGTTGATACTAAAAGTGAAGAGTCTTTAGAGGACTTTATCTTCTCTGTATTACCAAATTGGGATGGCGATCGTATTTATACTTCTGACATTAAGAAATTAGTAACTTGGTACAACAAGTTAGTAGAGTTCTATCCTTCTGCATTAGAAGATGCAAAAGAAGAGGAATCTACAGAAGAAGCGGCTGAGTAA
- a CDS encoding adenosylcobinamide-GDP ribazoletransferase, with protein MKKELYLFFTALQFFTRIPIPKWVPFEEEYLQKSRKYFPFIGLIVGLISACAYQGLRYFLSSEISIIFSIISSIWITGAFHEDGLADTFDAFGGGYTKEKILTIMKDSRIGTYGTIALIIILGLKFELLINLQHISDDFLIISIISAHTLSRFMTSLLVDFLPYVQDIDTSKSKPIAITKFKLSPILFGGLIALIPFLFFQHIILFSIIPVVLIFTSYLGIYFKNKIGGYTGDCLGATQQLTEVLIYLLLIISWKFI; from the coding sequence ATGAAAAAAGAACTCTATTTATTCTTTACTGCATTACAATTTTTCACTAGAATACCCATACCAAAATGGGTTCCTTTTGAAGAAGAATACTTACAAAAATCAAGAAAATACTTCCCTTTCATTGGTTTAATTGTAGGGTTAATTTCTGCATGTGCATATCAAGGTTTAAGGTATTTCTTGAGCTCCGAAATTTCAATAATTTTTTCAATAATTTCAAGTATTTGGATAACCGGAGCCTTCCATGAGGACGGTTTAGCTGATACTTTTGATGCTTTTGGAGGAGGTTATACAAAAGAGAAGATTCTTACAATAATGAAGGATAGTCGCATAGGCACATATGGAACTATTGCTTTAATTATTATTCTAGGACTCAAATTTGAACTTTTAATTAATCTTCAACACATTAGTGATGATTTTTTAATAATAAGTATTATTTCGGCACACACCTTAAGTCGTTTTATGACTTCTCTATTAGTCGACTTTTTACCATACGTTCAAGATATAGATACTAGTAAATCTAAACCAATTGCTATTACAAAATTTAAATTATCTCCTATACTATTTGGAGGGTTAATAGCCTTAATTCCATTTCTATTTTTTCAACATATTATATTATTCTCAATAATTCCAGTAGTACTAATTTTCACAAGCTATTTAGGTATTTATTTTAAAAATAAAATAGGAGGGTATACTGGCGATTGTCTTGGTGCAACACAACAATTAACTGAGGTTTTAATTTATCTCTTATTAATTATCTCATGGAAATTTATATAG
- a CDS encoding phosphosulfolactate synthase, with protein MNYVLNNLPERSAKPRNKGLTMAMDKGMSLREVEDILETSGDYTDIVKLGWATSYVFPQLQEKINLYKEAGINVYLGGTLFEAFVIRNQFEDYLRVLDKFGLEYAEVSDGSMDMAHDVKCEYINRLSKQVTVLSEVGSKDETKIIPPYKWIELMRNELDAGAWKVIGEAREGGNVGLFRSSGEVRSGLVEEILTQIPYENIIWEAPQKAQQVWFIKLIGTNVNLGNIAPREVIPLETIRLGLRGDTFHDFLNEGWK; from the coding sequence ATGAATTACGTTTTAAATAATCTACCTGAAAGAAGTGCTAAGCCTAGAAATAAAGGGCTAACTATGGCTATGGACAAAGGAATGTCTTTACGTGAAGTAGAAGATATTCTTGAAACTTCAGGAGATTACACTGATATAGTAAAATTGGGTTGGGCTACATCTTATGTGTTTCCTCAACTTCAAGAAAAAATTAATCTTTACAAAGAAGCAGGTATCAACGTTTATCTTGGTGGTACTTTATTCGAAGCTTTCGTAATTCGTAATCAATTCGAAGACTACTTAAGAGTTTTAGATAAATTCGGTTTAGAATATGCTGAAGTATCTGATGGTTCTATGGATATGGCTCACGATGTAAAGTGTGAATACATCAATAGATTATCAAAACAAGTTACTGTACTTTCTGAAGTTGGATCTAAAGACGAAACGAAAATTATTCCTCCATATAAATGGATTGAATTAATGCGTAACGAATTAGATGCTGGTGCTTGGAAAGTTATTGGCGAAGCTCGTGAAGGTGGTAATGTTGGTTTATTCCGTTCTTCTGGAGAAGTAAGATCTGGTTTAGTTGAAGAAATTTTAACTCAAATTCCTTACGAAAATATAATTTGGGAAGCTCCTCAAAAAGCGCAACAAGTTTGGTTTATCAAGTTAATTGGTACTAATGTAAACTTAGGTAATATTGCTCCTAGAGAAGTTATTCCTTTAGAAACTATCCGTTTAGGATTAAGAGGTGATACTTTCCACGACTTCTTAAATGAAGGTTGGAAGTAA
- a CDS encoding SDR family oxidoreductase produces the protein MKKSRFKNRVCWITGASSGIGKTLAIALAKEGAKLILSARNSSKLEEVKKTIGANFPIQILPLDLNDHKEVLYKKVDLAYEFYGEIDIIFHVGGISQRSNFENISTSTFEQIVAVNFWGAVYLTRALLPILRKSDDPIIVSINSVQGKFGVPDRTAYSASKHALMGFFDSLRAELFTDNIQITNILPGYVKTDLAKNALQGDGSTQGHLDEGKGGITVDKAVKDILSAVSKGKSEVVIGRPREQAAVYIKRFFPRFFEKLIRKK, from the coding sequence ATGAAAAAATCAAGGTTCAAAAATAGAGTTTGTTGGATTACAGGCGCTTCTTCAGGAATAGGTAAAACATTAGCAATTGCTTTAGCTAAAGAAGGGGCTAAACTTATTTTATCTGCTAGAAATTCTTCAAAATTAGAAGAAGTAAAAAAGACAATAGGAGCTAATTTTCCTATCCAAATTCTACCCCTTGATTTAAATGATCATAAAGAAGTACTCTATAAAAAAGTCGATTTGGCTTATGAGTTCTATGGAGAAATTGATATTATATTTCATGTCGGAGGTATTAGTCAACGTTCCAATTTTGAGAATATCTCTACAAGTACTTTTGAACAAATAGTTGCTGTAAACTTTTGGGGTGCAGTTTATTTAACTAGAGCATTATTGCCAATTCTAAGAAAATCTGATGACCCAATCATCGTATCTATTAATAGTGTTCAAGGTAAATTTGGAGTACCTGATAGGACTGCATACTCTGCTTCAAAACATGCATTAATGGGCTTTTTTGATTCTTTAAGAGCAGAGTTGTTTACAGATAACATTCAAATTACAAATATTCTTCCTGGCTACGTAAAAACTGATTTAGCCAAGAATGCACTTCAAGGTGATGGATCAACACAAGGGCATTTAGATGAAGGAAAGGGCGGTATAACAGTTGATAAAGCCGTAAAAGATATACTCTCTGCTGTATCAAAAGGCAAAAGTGAAGTAGTTATTGGCAGGCCTAGAGAACAAGCCGCTGTTTACATCAAAAGATTCTTTCCTAGATTCTTTGAAAAATTAATCAGAAAGAAATAG
- the panB gene encoding 3-methyl-2-oxobutanoate hydroxymethyltransferase has translation MSVHKQNIKKVTTHQLSAMKERGEKISMLTAYDYSMAKILDGAGIDVLLVGDSASNVMAGNETTLPITLDHMIYHASSVVKAVDRALVVVDIPFGSYQGSSSEALRSAIRIMKESGGHAVKVEGGEEIKESVERILSAGVPVMGHLGLTPQSIYKFGTYTVRAKEEEEANKLIADAKLLEKLGCFALVLEKIPSTLAERVAKELTIPVIGIGAGAGVDGQVLVVHDMLGITQDFKPRFLRRYADIGSMMTEAVHHYISDVKSKDFPNEKECY, from the coding sequence ATGTCAGTCCATAAACAAAATATAAAGAAGGTTACTACACATCAATTATCAGCAATGAAAGAGCGCGGCGAGAAAATTTCTATGCTTACTGCTTATGACTATTCAATGGCTAAGATATTAGATGGTGCAGGTATTGACGTTCTTCTTGTTGGTGATTCGGCTTCTAATGTGATGGCAGGTAACGAAACTACATTGCCAATTACTTTGGACCATATGATTTATCATGCCTCATCAGTTGTAAAAGCAGTTGATAGAGCATTAGTAGTTGTAGATATTCCTTTTGGTAGCTACCAAGGTAGTTCATCTGAGGCGTTACGTTCTGCAATTAGAATTATGAAAGAATCTGGCGGACATGCTGTTAAAGTAGAAGGTGGTGAAGAGATAAAAGAATCTGTTGAGCGTATTCTTTCTGCTGGTGTTCCTGTAATGGGCCATTTAGGTTTAACACCACAATCAATTTATAAATTTGGTACATATACAGTACGAGCAAAAGAGGAAGAAGAAGCAAATAAATTAATTGCTGATGCTAAACTTTTAGAAAAGTTAGGATGCTTTGCTTTAGTACTAGAAAAAATACCTTCGACACTTGCTGAGCGAGTTGCAAAAGAATTAACAATTCCGGTAATAGGAATTGGAGCGGGTGCAGGGGTAGATGGACAAGTATTAGTTGTACATGATATGTTGGGAATTACTCAGGATTTTAAACCTCGTTTCTTAAGACGATATGCAGATATTGGAAGTATGATGACAGAAGCTGTTCATCATTATATTTCTGATGTAAAATCTAAAGATTTCCCGAACGAGAAAGAATGTTACTAA
- the cobC gene encoding alpha-ribazole phosphatase family protein, translating into MEIYIARHTKVAIKKGICYGQSNVELASTFKKDITTVLTKLPTDVDIVFSSPLRRCTLLAEKLSTQYSTDNRLLECNFGDWELIAWNDIPRNQLDKWGNDFINQKPPNGEALKDINERVISFIEELIKYDVDKVVIITHATVLRIFHQHFNKYPLGKIFDLKVDYGEVIKVINTK; encoded by the coding sequence ATGGAAATTTATATAGCTCGTCATACCAAAGTTGCTATTAAAAAAGGCATCTGTTATGGACAAAGTAATGTTGAATTAGCAAGTACTTTTAAAAAGGATATTACCACTGTACTTACTAAGTTACCAACAGATGTTGATATTGTCTTTTCATCTCCATTAAGAAGATGTACACTACTTGCAGAAAAGTTATCAACACAGTATTCAACAGATAATAGGCTTCTTGAATGTAATTTTGGTGATTGGGAATTAATAGCCTGGAATGATATACCTAGAAATCAATTAGATAAATGGGGAAATGATTTTATTAATCAAAAACCACCTAATGGAGAAGCTCTAAAAGATATTAATGAAAGGGTAATTAGTTTTATTGAAGAACTTATAAAGTATGATGTTGATAAAGTTGTAATCATCACTCACGCTACTGTATTACGCATTTTTCATCAACATTTTAATAAATACCCATTAGGTAAAATCTTTGATTTAAAAGTTGATTATGGAGAAGTTATAAAGGTTATCAACACAAAATAA
- a CDS encoding tetratricopeptide repeat protein gives MSDSQSDIKKAIEKYELMEKEGRIEFFDLSTFEDIIEHYFINFKIPQALNVCENAQQVYPFSTSVLVLKARILAYSGQFKEAFTAINNAEKIAPTDFQVLFHKGNLHSILGETDLAIASFEQALPVAENPADVFYNIGITLQSINDFEKATLAYKRAIESDLTHEDAIYELIDCGSQTDKLLDISNFLQEFIDNDPYSADAWYNMGIFYSQTKNYSKALAALEYATLINDKFDLAYMQMGHCFMNLKQYPESFRMYLEALQYTESPTAELYCHLGASAELMDDFNVGIRYFKKAIEVDEYYDEAWFGVGENHRKLGNYLQATHYLSKAVKLNKFYDEYWYSLARAECQLGNIASGLEAFKEGSEINPKNVNLWLDWSEVYNSENELTEASNIILEGLNHLPENHSLHYRLSAYLLLRGKLKDAYKHIEKGLKLNYDAHQELVDFIPNSTVKKILEAAIQKFK, from the coding sequence ATGTCAGATAGTCAAAGTGATATAAAAAAAGCGATTGAGAAATACGAGTTGATGGAAAAAGAGGGGAGAATCGAGTTTTTTGATTTAAGTACCTTTGAAGACATTATAGAACACTATTTTATCAATTTTAAAATTCCACAAGCATTAAATGTATGTGAGAATGCACAACAAGTATATCCTTTTTCTACATCAGTTCTAGTTTTAAAAGCACGTATTCTAGCCTATTCTGGTCAGTTTAAAGAAGCTTTTACTGCAATTAATAATGCTGAGAAAATTGCACCAACAGACTTTCAAGTTTTATTTCATAAAGGTAATTTACATTCTATTTTAGGAGAAACAGATTTAGCAATTGCTAGTTTTGAGCAAGCTTTACCTGTAGCCGAAAATCCTGCCGATGTGTTTTATAATATTGGTATTACACTCCAATCAATTAATGATTTTGAGAAAGCTACACTCGCTTACAAAAGAGCAATTGAAAGTGATCTTACTCATGAAGATGCCATTTATGAACTTATTGACTGCGGAAGCCAAACTGATAAGTTATTAGATATTAGTAACTTCTTACAAGAATTTATTGATAACGATCCCTATTCTGCTGATGCATGGTACAATATGGGTATCTTTTATAGTCAGACAAAAAATTACTCTAAAGCATTAGCGGCATTAGAATATGCTACTCTGATAAACGATAAATTTGATCTAGCATACATGCAAATGGGGCATTGCTTTATGAACTTAAAGCAGTATCCAGAATCATTTAGAATGTATCTTGAAGCACTTCAATATACAGAATCACCTACTGCAGAATTATATTGTCATTTAGGGGCATCTGCAGAATTAATGGATGATTTTAATGTTGGAATTCGTTATTTTAAAAAAGCCATTGAGGTAGATGAATATTACGATGAAGCTTGGTTTGGTGTAGGAGAAAACCATAGAAAATTAGGTAACTACCTTCAGGCAACACATTATTTAAGTAAGGCTGTAAAGCTAAATAAGTTTTATGACGAATATTGGTATTCATTAGCTAGAGCAGAATGTCAGTTAGGGAATATAGCTTCTGGTTTAGAAGCATTTAAAGAAGGAAGTGAAATCAATCCTAAGAATGTAAACTTATGGTTAGATTGGTCCGAAGTATATAATTCAGAGAATGAGTTAACAGAAGCATCGAATATAATTTTAGAAGGTTTAAATCATTTACCCGAAAATCACTCTTTACATTATAGACTATCAGCCTACCTTTTATTAAGAGGAAAATTAAAAGATGCCTACAAACATATTGAAAAAGGACTGAAGCTAAATTATGATGCACATCAAGAATTAGTCGATTTTATTCCAAATTCTACCGTAAAAAAAATCCTAGAGGCAGCAATTCAGAAGTTTAAATGA